In the genome of Rhodamnia argentea isolate NSW1041297 chromosome 3, ASM2092103v1, whole genome shotgun sequence, one region contains:
- the LOC115743160 gene encoding uncharacterized protein At4g17910 isoform X2, whose amino-acid sequence MDSRAKSFNPSKHLKEEFVSNLTGSSMLEIAALSTIVPVVVLLRHSLSSRSPSDLGHKDASSKRNRDSLASPKSWRDYMATLTMDYLCIIVPILLSFTVLSEWTYLSTILLTFSLVLSAAIERFYSSLPSRVAPNSLRTDISLYRVCMMIVTCLCILAVDFRIFPRRYAKTETFGTGLMDLGVGSFVLANALVSRQARNISSMNLMTALRNTSPLIALGFGRLVSTAGVDYQVHVGEYGVHWNFFFTLAAVSLLTSLINISPKNCGILGFFILIGYQSCLIQGLNFYLISSERGSSIISQNKEGIFSIFGYWGMYLVGVQLGNYLFFGNQTSASQRGKEWARRRVWIIALLFWLLTILLDRHVERASRRMCNLAYVTLVLAQNFQVLAILMLSDYVGGSKSSILEDAFNRNLLGSFLLANVLTGVVNLFFETLFASPLTSLAILLLYAYVLSVITGTLEFYGIRLKFW is encoded by the exons ATGGATTCTCGCGCCAAGTCCTTCAATCCTAGCAAGCATCtcaaagaaga ATTCGTCAGCAATCTGACGGGATCGTCGATGCTCGAGATCGCTGCTCTCTCAACCATCGTCCCC GTTGTTGTGCTTCTGCGACACTCCCTCAGCTCTCGCTCTCCATCCG ACCTCGGTCACAAGGATGCCTCGTCAAAGAGAAACCGTGACTCATTAGCTTCACCTAAGAGCTGGAGGGATTACATGGCGACATTGACAATGGATTACCTATGTATTATTGTCCCCATACTGTTATCTTTTACT GTTCTATCAGAGTGGACGTACTTGTCAACAATTTTGTTAACATTTTCTCTGGTTCTATCTGCAGCAATCGAGAG ATTttattcttctcttccttcAAGAGTGGCACCTAATTCTTTGAGGACAGATATTTCATTGTACAGGGTTTGCATG ATGATCGTGACTTGTTTGTGTATCTTGGCTGTTGACTTTAGAATATTCCCGAGGAGATATGCTAAAactgaaacttttggcactggATTG ATGGATCTTGGTGTTGGTTCATTTGTGCTGGCAAATGCTTTGGTGTCAAGACAAGCTCGAAATATTTCATCTAT GAATCTGATGACAGCACTAAGAAATACCAGTCCTCTAATTGCTTTAGGGTTTGGACGGCTTGTTTCTACAGCTGGTGTAGATTATCAG GTTCATGTCGGTGAGTATGGAGTGCACTGGAATTTTTTCTTCACCCTTGCTGCCGTCTCATTGCTAACCTCTTTAATAAACATTTCCCCCAAGAATTGCGGGATACTAGGTTTCTTTATTTTGATAG GCTATCAAAGTTGCCTCATACAGGGGTTAAACTTTTATCTAATTTCCAGTGAAAGAGGTTCCAGCATCATCAGTCAGAATAAGGAAGGAATATTCAGCATTTTTG GATATTGGGGCATGTACCTTGTTGGCGTTCAGTTAGGCAATTATCTCTTCTTCGGAAACCAGACCTCTGCTTCACAGAGAGGCAAAGAATGGGCAAGAAGAAGGGTCTGGATTATTGCACTTCTATTCTG GTTATTGACAATACTTTTGGACAGGCATGTTGAACGTGCTTCACGTAGAATG TGCAACCTGGCTTATGTTACTCTTGTGTTGGCACAAAACTTTCAG GTATTAGCCATACTCATGCTCTCTGATTATGTTGGTGGGAGCAAAAGTTCAATTCTTGAAGATGCATTCAACCGGAATTTACTGGGTTCATTCCTCCTG GCAAATGTGCTAACGGGTGTGGTTAACTTGTTTTTCGAGACTCTGTTTGCGTCACCACTCACATCCCTAGCCATCTTATTGCTTTATGCCTATGTTTTGTCTGTGATCACCGGGACTTTAGAATTTTACGGcattaggctaaagttttgGTAG
- the LOC115743160 gene encoding uncharacterized protein At4g17910 isoform X3 yields MDSRAKSFNPSKHLKEEFVSNLTGSSMLEIAALSTIVPVVVLLRHSLSSRSPSDLGHKDASSKRNRDSLASPKSWRDYMATLTMDYLCIIVPILLSFTVLSEWTYLSTILLTFSLVLSAAIERFYSSLPSRVAPNSLRTDISLYRVCMMDLGVGSFVLANALVSRQARNISSMNLMTALRNTSPLIALGFGRLVSTAGVDYQVHVGEYGVHWNFFFTLAAVSLLTSLINISPKNCGILGFFILIGYQSCLIQGLNFYLISSERGSSIISQNKEGIFSIFGYWGMYLVGVQLGNYLFFGNQTSASQRGKEWARRRVWIIALLFWLLTILLDRHVERASRRMCNLAYVTLVLAQNFQVLAILMLSDYVGGSKSSILEDAFNRNLLGSFLLANVLTGVVNLFFETLFASPLTSLAILLLYAYVLSVITGTLEFYGIRLKFW; encoded by the exons ATGGATTCTCGCGCCAAGTCCTTCAATCCTAGCAAGCATCtcaaagaaga ATTCGTCAGCAATCTGACGGGATCGTCGATGCTCGAGATCGCTGCTCTCTCAACCATCGTCCCC GTTGTTGTGCTTCTGCGACACTCCCTCAGCTCTCGCTCTCCATCCG ACCTCGGTCACAAGGATGCCTCGTCAAAGAGAAACCGTGACTCATTAGCTTCACCTAAGAGCTGGAGGGATTACATGGCGACATTGACAATGGATTACCTATGTATTATTGTCCCCATACTGTTATCTTTTACT GTTCTATCAGAGTGGACGTACTTGTCAACAATTTTGTTAACATTTTCTCTGGTTCTATCTGCAGCAATCGAGAG ATTttattcttctcttccttcAAGAGTGGCACCTAATTCTTTGAGGACAGATATTTCATTGTACAGGGTTTGCATG ATGGATCTTGGTGTTGGTTCATTTGTGCTGGCAAATGCTTTGGTGTCAAGACAAGCTCGAAATATTTCATCTAT GAATCTGATGACAGCACTAAGAAATACCAGTCCTCTAATTGCTTTAGGGTTTGGACGGCTTGTTTCTACAGCTGGTGTAGATTATCAG GTTCATGTCGGTGAGTATGGAGTGCACTGGAATTTTTTCTTCACCCTTGCTGCCGTCTCATTGCTAACCTCTTTAATAAACATTTCCCCCAAGAATTGCGGGATACTAGGTTTCTTTATTTTGATAG GCTATCAAAGTTGCCTCATACAGGGGTTAAACTTTTATCTAATTTCCAGTGAAAGAGGTTCCAGCATCATCAGTCAGAATAAGGAAGGAATATTCAGCATTTTTG GATATTGGGGCATGTACCTTGTTGGCGTTCAGTTAGGCAATTATCTCTTCTTCGGAAACCAGACCTCTGCTTCACAGAGAGGCAAAGAATGGGCAAGAAGAAGGGTCTGGATTATTGCACTTCTATTCTG GTTATTGACAATACTTTTGGACAGGCATGTTGAACGTGCTTCACGTAGAATG TGCAACCTGGCTTATGTTACTCTTGTGTTGGCACAAAACTTTCAG GTATTAGCCATACTCATGCTCTCTGATTATGTTGGTGGGAGCAAAAGTTCAATTCTTGAAGATGCATTCAACCGGAATTTACTGGGTTCATTCCTCCTG GCAAATGTGCTAACGGGTGTGGTTAACTTGTTTTTCGAGACTCTGTTTGCGTCACCACTCACATCCCTAGCCATCTTATTGCTTTATGCCTATGTTTTGTCTGTGATCACCGGGACTTTAGAATTTTACGGcattaggctaaagttttgGTAG
- the LOC115743160 gene encoding uncharacterized protein At4g17910 isoform X4 encodes MDSRAKSFNPSKHLKEEFVSNLTGSSMLEIAALSTIVPVVVLLRHSLSSRSPSDLGHKDASSKRNRDSLASPKSWRDYMATLTMDYLCIIVPILLSFTVLSEWTYLSTILLTFSLVLSAAIESIGQDAFLHSWLERMSSILLLTQVLIVSCRFYSSLPSRVAPNSLRTDISLYRVCMMIVTCLCILAVDFRIFPRRYAKTETFGTGLMDLGVGSFVLANALVSRQARNISSMNLMTALRNTSPLIALGFGRLVSTAGVDYQVHVGEYGVHWNFFFTLAAVSLLTSLINISPKNCGILGFFILIGYQSCLIQGLNFYLISSERGSSIISQNKEGIFSIFGYWGMYLVGVQLGNYLFFGNQTSASQRGKEWARRRVWIIALLFWLLTILLDRHVERASRRMIDLFFAVQPGLCYSCVGTKLSGISHTHAL; translated from the exons ATGGATTCTCGCGCCAAGTCCTTCAATCCTAGCAAGCATCtcaaagaaga ATTCGTCAGCAATCTGACGGGATCGTCGATGCTCGAGATCGCTGCTCTCTCAACCATCGTCCCC GTTGTTGTGCTTCTGCGACACTCCCTCAGCTCTCGCTCTCCATCCG ACCTCGGTCACAAGGATGCCTCGTCAAAGAGAAACCGTGACTCATTAGCTTCACCTAAGAGCTGGAGGGATTACATGGCGACATTGACAATGGATTACCTATGTATTATTGTCCCCATACTGTTATCTTTTACT GTTCTATCAGAGTGGACGTACTTGTCAACAATTTTGTTAACATTTTCTCTGGTTCTATCTGCAGCAATCGAGAG TATAGGACAGGATGCTTTCCTGCACAGCTGGCTTGAGAGGATGTCTTCTATTTTGTTGCTGACCCAAGTATTGATAGTTTCATGCAGATTttattcttctcttccttcAAGAGTGGCACCTAATTCTTTGAGGACAGATATTTCATTGTACAGGGTTTGCATG ATGATCGTGACTTGTTTGTGTATCTTGGCTGTTGACTTTAGAATATTCCCGAGGAGATATGCTAAAactgaaacttttggcactggATTG ATGGATCTTGGTGTTGGTTCATTTGTGCTGGCAAATGCTTTGGTGTCAAGACAAGCTCGAAATATTTCATCTAT GAATCTGATGACAGCACTAAGAAATACCAGTCCTCTAATTGCTTTAGGGTTTGGACGGCTTGTTTCTACAGCTGGTGTAGATTATCAG GTTCATGTCGGTGAGTATGGAGTGCACTGGAATTTTTTCTTCACCCTTGCTGCCGTCTCATTGCTAACCTCTTTAATAAACATTTCCCCCAAGAATTGCGGGATACTAGGTTTCTTTATTTTGATAG GCTATCAAAGTTGCCTCATACAGGGGTTAAACTTTTATCTAATTTCCAGTGAAAGAGGTTCCAGCATCATCAGTCAGAATAAGGAAGGAATATTCAGCATTTTTG GATATTGGGGCATGTACCTTGTTGGCGTTCAGTTAGGCAATTATCTCTTCTTCGGAAACCAGACCTCTGCTTCACAGAGAGGCAAAGAATGGGCAAGAAGAAGGGTCTGGATTATTGCACTTCTATTCTG GTTATTGACAATACTTTTGGACAGGCATGTTGAACGTGCTTCACGTAGAATG ATTGATCTCTTTTTTGCAGTGCAACCTGGCTTATGTTACTCTTGTGTTGGCACAAAACTTTCAG GTATTAGCCATACTCATGCTCTCTGA
- the LOC115743160 gene encoding uncharacterized protein At4g17910 isoform X1, protein MDSRAKSFNPSKHLKEEFVSNLTGSSMLEIAALSTIVPVVVLLRHSLSSRSPSDLGHKDASSKRNRDSLASPKSWRDYMATLTMDYLCIIVPILLSFTVLSEWTYLSTILLTFSLVLSAAIESIGQDAFLHSWLERMSSILLLTQVLIVSCRFYSSLPSRVAPNSLRTDISLYRVCMMIVTCLCILAVDFRIFPRRYAKTETFGTGLMDLGVGSFVLANALVSRQARNISSMNLMTALRNTSPLIALGFGRLVSTAGVDYQVHVGEYGVHWNFFFTLAAVSLLTSLINISPKNCGILGFFILIGYQSCLIQGLNFYLISSERGSSIISQNKEGIFSIFGYWGMYLVGVQLGNYLFFGNQTSASQRGKEWARRRVWIIALLFWLLTILLDRHVERASRRMCNLAYVTLVLAQNFQVLAILMLSDYVGGSKSSILEDAFNRNLLGSFLLANVLTGVVNLFFETLFASPLTSLAILLLYAYVLSVITGTLEFYGIRLKFW, encoded by the exons ATGGATTCTCGCGCCAAGTCCTTCAATCCTAGCAAGCATCtcaaagaaga ATTCGTCAGCAATCTGACGGGATCGTCGATGCTCGAGATCGCTGCTCTCTCAACCATCGTCCCC GTTGTTGTGCTTCTGCGACACTCCCTCAGCTCTCGCTCTCCATCCG ACCTCGGTCACAAGGATGCCTCGTCAAAGAGAAACCGTGACTCATTAGCTTCACCTAAGAGCTGGAGGGATTACATGGCGACATTGACAATGGATTACCTATGTATTATTGTCCCCATACTGTTATCTTTTACT GTTCTATCAGAGTGGACGTACTTGTCAACAATTTTGTTAACATTTTCTCTGGTTCTATCTGCAGCAATCGAGAG TATAGGACAGGATGCTTTCCTGCACAGCTGGCTTGAGAGGATGTCTTCTATTTTGTTGCTGACCCAAGTATTGATAGTTTCATGCAGATTttattcttctcttccttcAAGAGTGGCACCTAATTCTTTGAGGACAGATATTTCATTGTACAGGGTTTGCATG ATGATCGTGACTTGTTTGTGTATCTTGGCTGTTGACTTTAGAATATTCCCGAGGAGATATGCTAAAactgaaacttttggcactggATTG ATGGATCTTGGTGTTGGTTCATTTGTGCTGGCAAATGCTTTGGTGTCAAGACAAGCTCGAAATATTTCATCTAT GAATCTGATGACAGCACTAAGAAATACCAGTCCTCTAATTGCTTTAGGGTTTGGACGGCTTGTTTCTACAGCTGGTGTAGATTATCAG GTTCATGTCGGTGAGTATGGAGTGCACTGGAATTTTTTCTTCACCCTTGCTGCCGTCTCATTGCTAACCTCTTTAATAAACATTTCCCCCAAGAATTGCGGGATACTAGGTTTCTTTATTTTGATAG GCTATCAAAGTTGCCTCATACAGGGGTTAAACTTTTATCTAATTTCCAGTGAAAGAGGTTCCAGCATCATCAGTCAGAATAAGGAAGGAATATTCAGCATTTTTG GATATTGGGGCATGTACCTTGTTGGCGTTCAGTTAGGCAATTATCTCTTCTTCGGAAACCAGACCTCTGCTTCACAGAGAGGCAAAGAATGGGCAAGAAGAAGGGTCTGGATTATTGCACTTCTATTCTG GTTATTGACAATACTTTTGGACAGGCATGTTGAACGTGCTTCACGTAGAATG TGCAACCTGGCTTATGTTACTCTTGTGTTGGCACAAAACTTTCAG GTATTAGCCATACTCATGCTCTCTGATTATGTTGGTGGGAGCAAAAGTTCAATTCTTGAAGATGCATTCAACCGGAATTTACTGGGTTCATTCCTCCTG GCAAATGTGCTAACGGGTGTGGTTAACTTGTTTTTCGAGACTCTGTTTGCGTCACCACTCACATCCCTAGCCATCTTATTGCTTTATGCCTATGTTTTGTCTGTGATCACCGGGACTTTAGAATTTTACGGcattaggctaaagttttgGTAG